Part of the Schaalia odontolytica genome is shown below.
CGTGTTCCAGTCCTTCAACCTGGTTCCCACCCTGGACGCCCGCGCCAACATCCTTCTCCCGATGCGCCTGGCGGGTGCCACTCCCGACCCGGCCTGGTTCGACATGATCGTTGCCTCTCTGGGCATCGGAGACCGCCTGGGCCACCGCCCCTCCGAGATGTCGGGCGGCCAGCAGCAGCGCGTCGCCGTCGCCCGCGCCCTCATGAGCCGCCCGGCCGTCATCGTCGCGGACGAACCCACCGGCAACCTCGACTCCCGCTCAACGGGAGAGGTCATGGAGCTCCTGCGACGGGCGGTCGACGAACTGGGGCAAAGCGTCATCATGGTCACTCACGACACGAGGACGGCAGCCTACGCGGACCGCGTCCTCGTCTGCCGCGACGGTCAGGTCGTCTCCGACCTGCGTGACGTCACCGCCGACTCGCTGGCCGCGTCGCTTCGCTGAGCGCCCCACACGAACCAGAGGCTTCACCCATGTCTGCAACAAGCACACTCCTGAGCGCCAACCTGCGCACCCACGGCCGCCGCTACGTCTCCACGGGCCTGGCTGTGGCCATCTCCACCGCCTTCATCGCGATCACCCTGATCGTCATGACCACCCTGGCAGCCAGCCTCAGCGCGGGCGTCTACTCTCGGTATCGGGGAGGAACCATCGTCGTCGAGCGGGGCAAGGGCGGGACAGAAGAGTCGATGTCGCGCGCCACCGAAGCTCTGAAGGCGCTGCCCGGCGTATCCGGCATCAAGGAAATGGGGCAGTGGCCTGGCGAAGCCCAGAGCGATTACAGCCGCGGCAAGCTCTACGTCTCGATCCTCCCGTCCGATCCTTTCGAAAAGCCCCGATTGACACGAGGAAAGCTCCCCGAATCGGAGACCGAGATTGTCATCCCGGAATCAACCGCCTCGACCTTGAAGCTGTCGGTCGGCGATACGCTGGGCATGCGCCCCGGATACTCCTCGAAAGAGTACCGCTCCGTGAGCATCGTCGGGCTCACCCCCTCGCGTACCTCCGGTATCGGGCTGCCCTCCTCCTACCTAACCGATAAGGGTTTTGCCGCCGTTTATGGCACGTCCACCACGGGAGCGATACTCGTGGCCACCTCCTCTCCCGATGCGGACCAGAACGCAAACCCTCCCGTGGCCACCCAGGAGACCTGGGTGGCATCCGCAAACTCGGCGCTCGCAGGGATCCCCGACATAACGGTGAGCACCGTCAAGGACAAGATCAAGGAAGACCTGGATCAAGCGCAAATTGGAAGCGCAGCCACGATGGCAATCATGCTGGTCTTCCCGGCGATTGCAGCGCTCGTTGCCTCTATCGTCGTCTCCTCGACCTTCCGCGTCGTGCTCGCTCAGCGCACCAGAGAGTTGGCGCTGCTGCGCACCCTCGGGGCAACGAGAGGGCAGGTGCGCTCGCTGGTCGTCCGAGAGGCGTTCGCGATCGGAGCGATCTCATCCGCGATTGGCGTCGCAGCCGGTGCGCTGATCGGTACGCTCGCGGCGTGGGGTACTGGCCTGGCCGATAGCTTCCCCGCCGCAATCGGGGCGCTGTCGCCCGTGCAGCTCATCGGCACGTGGCTGGGAGCAACCCTCTTTACGACCCTCGTCGGGGTCTTCCCCGCACGCGCCGCCTCGCGAGTTGCCCCCATCGCCGCGCTCGCCCCCGTCAACGAGGTGGGAGCCGCCGCCCGCAAGAAGCACACGGTGCGCTTCATCATCGGCCTGCTCATGACCGTGGGATCCTGCGCGCTCGTGGCCCTCGCCCTGAGCGCGAAGGACAACTCGGCAAAGTTCCTGGGTGCCTTCGGCGGATCGATCCTTGCCCTCATCGGTGCCATTCTTGTGATCTCAGTGCTCCTGCCGTCGATCACCCGTGGATTTGGTCTCTTGTTCCCCGGGATGCTGTCGGCCATGGCTCGCGAGAACACGACCCGCAACCCCGGACGCACCTCCGCCACGGGCACCGCGATCATCATCGGCGTCACCCTGGTGGTCACCATCATGGTGGGAGCAGCCTCCATGCGCACCACCTTGGTTGACGCGGTCAACTCCGCCAGGCCCTTCGACCTCATTGCGGTGAGCAGGACCGGTGTCCTGACCGACGAGCAGAAGTCAGGCATCGTCTCGACGGAGGGGGTGGCGGCCACGGTCGACCAGTACGGTGCCCCTGGCGAGCTGACCAAGACATCGGGAGCGCCCGCCTACAAGCCGCTTGGGAACAGCGACCTGGATGCTGAGGTTGCAGCATCGGTCTCGGTGTCCGGCGAGCCGGATTACACGTCGGTGGTTCATTCTCCCGTGACGCAGCTCGGCGACGATCAGGTTCGCGTCGGCGAGAAGTCCGTGGAAGGTCAGAAGCTGAAGCTGTGCGTCGACTCCTGCGTTGAGCTGACGGCCGTCTACTCAAACTCCCTCTCCTTTGGCCAGGCTGCCGTCTCCGAGGCGACTCTGCGCCGCATCTCCGAGCCCGAGCGTCAAGCCGTCATTATCAAGATGGTTGACGGGGCCGATCCAGAGACCGTCCAGTCGGCTTTGCTCAAGGACGCTTCCCTTGACGTGTCCGGAAGCGCCCTCGAACGCAAGATATACATGACGATGATCGACCGGCTGATGCTCGTCCTGGTTGGTCTCCTGGGTGTGTCCGTCCTGGTGTCTCTTGTGGGCGTGGCCAACACGCTGTCGCTGTCGGTGGCCGAACGCACCCGCGAGAACGGGCTCCTGCGGGCACTCGGCCTGACGAAGCGCCAGATGAAGGGGCTCATGGCCGTCGAGGCGCTCATCCTGTCGCTCACGGGCGCGCTCATCGGCCTTGTCCTGGGTGCCTGCTTCGGGTGGATCGGTGTCCTGGCCCTTCCTCTTGAGGACGCGACCCCGGTGCTGAGCATTCCGTGGGGCCAGCTGGCCATCGTCTTCGTGATCGCGGTCGTCTGCGCCCTCGTGGCCTCCTGGTTGCCGGGACGCCGCGCCGCTCGCGTCAGCCCCTCCGAGGCATTGGCTACGGAGTAGCGGTTAGAGGTCGCCGCGTCGGGCCGCAATCGAGGGGAAACCCAGCTATCGGTTGAACCGGCAGCCATGAAACCGAGACCACCCCTGCTTGTGGCCCTGTGGGACCCGGGGAAACCGAGACCACCCCTGCTTGTGGCCCTGTGGGACCCGGGGAAACCAAGACCACCCCTGCTTGTGGCCCTGTGGGACCCGGGGAAACCGAGACCACCCCTGCCTCCAAACAATCGGCCGTATTGGGCACTTGTGGCGAGGCGGGGGTGGTCTGGGTTGCATGAGGGGGGGTGAAGGGCGGTCTGGGTTTCAGGCGGGGCGGAGGTGGGAGTCCCCTCTGAGTCCGAGGCCGCGTGGCGAGTGTGCATCCCCGCATAGGGGGCCGCGTGGTGGTGTCCGCGGTCGGTGGCCCGCCGGAACCGCGGCCCGCGCCGCGAGCGTCGCTCGGCGCGTCGGCTCAAAGCCCGACCAGGGCATGTCGCCGCCCGCCGGAACCGCGGCCCGCGCCGCGAGCGTCGCTCGTTCGGGCTCAGCACTCGACGACGTTGACCGCCAGCCCTCCCTCGGAGGTTTCCTTGTACTTGGAAAGCATGTCGTTGCCCGTCTGGCGCATCGTTTCGATGACGACGTCCAGGCTCACGGTGTGACGACCGTCCCCCCACAGGGCCATGCGCGCGGCGTTGATCGCCTTGACCGCTGCGATGGCGTTGCGCTCGATGCACGG
Proteins encoded:
- a CDS encoding FtsX-like permease family protein — encoded protein: MSATSTLLSANLRTHGRRYVSTGLAVAISTAFIAITLIVMTTLAASLSAGVYSRYRGGTIVVERGKGGTEESMSRATEALKALPGVSGIKEMGQWPGEAQSDYSRGKLYVSILPSDPFEKPRLTRGKLPESETEIVIPESTASTLKLSVGDTLGMRPGYSSKEYRSVSIVGLTPSRTSGIGLPSSYLTDKGFAAVYGTSTTGAILVATSSPDADQNANPPVATQETWVASANSALAGIPDITVSTVKDKIKEDLDQAQIGSAATMAIMLVFPAIAALVASIVVSSTFRVVLAQRTRELALLRTLGATRGQVRSLVVREAFAIGAISSAIGVAAGALIGTLAAWGTGLADSFPAAIGALSPVQLIGTWLGATLFTTLVGVFPARAASRVAPIAALAPVNEVGAAARKKHTVRFIIGLLMTVGSCALVALALSAKDNSAKFLGAFGGSILALIGAILVISVLLPSITRGFGLLFPGMLSAMARENTTRNPGRTSATGTAIIIGVTLVVTIMVGAASMRTTLVDAVNSARPFDLIAVSRTGVLTDEQKSGIVSTEGVAATVDQYGAPGELTKTSGAPAYKPLGNSDLDAEVAASVSVSGEPDYTSVVHSPVTQLGDDQVRVGEKSVEGQKLKLCVDSCVELTAVYSNSLSFGQAAVSEATLRRISEPERQAVIIKMVDGADPETVQSALLKDASLDVSGSALERKIYMTMIDRLMLVLVGLLGVSVLVSLVGVANTLSLSVAERTRENGLLRALGLTKRQMKGLMAVEALILSLTGALIGLVLGACFGWIGVLALPLEDATPVLSIPWGQLAIVFVIAVVCALVASWLPGRRAARVSPSEALATE
- a CDS encoding ABC transporter ATP-binding protein, with the translated sequence MPIVQLQAVSKLYGQGDAQVRALVDVTVGFGAGEFTAIMGPSGSGKSTMMHILAGLDAPTSGRVYVEGTDITALNDTTLTKLRRDRIGFVFQSFNLVPTLDARANILLPMRLAGATPDPAWFDMIVASLGIGDRLGHRPSEMSGGQQQRVAVARALMSRPAVIVADEPTGNLDSRSTGEVMELLRRAVDELGQSVIMVTHDTRTAAYADRVLVCRDGQVVSDLRDVTADSLAASLR